The following is a genomic window from Kitasatospora fiedleri.
CCACCAGCTCTCCCATGCCCCATCCTTCCATCGAGATGCGATGGAAATCTATCGAAAATCGATAGGTGGAGCAAGGTTCGAGCCGGAGGGCGGACAGCGCCCCCGCGCAACCGGTTCATCGACCCCTACGGCCGCGGCGGCCGGAGCCGCCGCCTCGCCACGCTCATCGCGCTCACCACGTTCACCACGCGAAGATCCGCCCGACGGCGAAGCCGATGCAGCAGACGACCATCACCACGATGATCAGGAGGGGTATCCAGCCGGGCCAGGCCGTGTGCAGTTCCACCGGCTCGGGGTGGAGATGCCGTGCGTCGTGGAGCCTTCGCCCTCGGGCGTCTCGGTCGGTGCGGAGTGGCCCGGCAACTGCACCGGGGCGGGAACAGAGTTGCTGACGGACATGGCGTCCTCCCGATTTCCCGAGTGGTCTGGTGCGTCGACGTGCTTCCACCTCCACGGTCCACCCGACGGCGCCCGAGCGCAAAACCCGGGCCGGAACCGCTGCGCCGCCGCGCCGCCTCAGACCTGTTCGCGGGGCACGGGCATCGCCCAGCGGATCGCCCGCACCACGGCCAGACCGAGCGGCCGGACCGCCGCGGCGCTGAGGGGATCGGACGGCAGGCCCAGCAGGGCGCGGTGTTCCGGGGCGGGCAGGCCCGTGGCGGCCGCGGCCAGCGCGCCGTAGGCGGGACGCACGGGCAGGGGGAGCGGCGGGCGGAACAGCAGGAAGCGGGCGGCGGCCCGGGCCTCGGCCGTCCTGGCCAGCTCCGGCCGGTAGGAGCGCAGGACGGCGGCGAGGGCCGCGAGGTCGCGGGGCGGGTCCTGCACCCCGAGGGCGGCGGCCACCTCGGCCGTGTCCGCCACGTAGGCGTCACAGCCCGCGGCGTCCAACGGCCGTGCCCCGTACACCTGGTGGGCCCGCAGGAAACTGTCGGTCTCCGCCGCGTGCACCCAGGCCAGCAGGTGCGGGTCGTCGGCGCGGTAGGGGAGCCCGGCGGCCGTGGTGCCACGGACGCGGGCGTGCACGGCGCGGACCCGGTCCACCGCGGCCCGGGCGTCGTCCGCGGTGCCGAAGGTGGTGACGGCCAGGAAGGTGCTGGTGCGCTGGAGCCGCCCCCACGGGTCGCTGCGGTAGCCGGAGTGCGCGGCGACCGCCGCCATGGCCGACGGGTGCAGCGACTGGACCAGCAGCGCGGCCAACCCGCCGACGAACATCGAGGCGTCACCGTGCACCGTCCGGATCGGCCGGTCCGGAGCGAACCAGCGCGCCCCCGGAGTCCCGTGGATGCGCTGCCGCACCGCCGGCCCGTCCGGCCCGGCCACCCTCGCGAACAGCGCCGCCCCCAACCGCTCCCGCAGCCCGAGCCGCTCCTGCACCCCGCCCGACGACACCCCGCCGCGCTCCGCGTCCATGCCCTCCACGGTAGGCGCTGACCCGGACGGCACCAAGCCGCGCACCCGCCCACCCGTCCGCCGACCGGCTCTGTCCAGGGCGCGGGAGATCGGGCCTCGGCGTGGAACCGCCCCGGCGCGACGTCCACGTCCCCGCCGCAACGACACGAGACCGGGCGCGGTAGTGGTCGGCCGCCGGGCCCGGCCCCAGGCCCGGCCCCGGGCGC
Proteins encoded in this region:
- a CDS encoding oxygenase MpaB family protein, translated to MDAERGGVSSGGVQERLGLRERLGAALFARVAGPDGPAVRQRIHGTPGARWFAPDRPIRTVHGDASMFVGGLAALLVQSLHPSAMAAVAAHSGYRSDPWGRLQRTSTFLAVTTFGTADDARAAVDRVRAVHARVRGTTAAGLPYRADDPHLLAWVHAAETDSFLRAHQVYGARPLDAAGCDAYVADTAEVAAALGVQDPPRDLAALAAVLRSYRPELARTAEARAAARFLLFRPPLPLPVRPAYGALAAAATGLPAPEHRALLGLPSDPLSAAAVRPLGLAVVRAIRWAMPVPREQV